Proteins from one Juglans microcarpa x Juglans regia isolate MS1-56 chromosome 1S, Jm3101_v1.0, whole genome shotgun sequence genomic window:
- the LOC121247621 gene encoding common plant regulatory factor 1-like isoform X3, with the protein MPPYGASYAAIYPHGGVYAHPAVPLAVSPLSIEMPTKSGNTDRGLMKKLKEFDGLAMSIGNSTAESSEGGAEHRRSQSLETEGSSDGNATVVEANQARRKRSREGTPTTDCDGKIETQASPVSAKDVNAAPDKALCAIVTPSSVVSPGMATSLEPRNTTNMNSMTITTGVLLSCTNDRELKRERRKQSNRESARRSRLRKLAEAEELARKVESLTAENASIRSEIDRVTEHSRKLRLENVTLMEKLKNAQLGQTEEIILNSIDNKRRPLPVSTENLLSRVNNSGSIVQSTEEKSDMYENSSKSGAKLHQLLDASPRVDAMAAG; encoded by the exons ATGCCACCTTATGGGGCATCTTATGCAGCAATCTACCCACATGGAGGGGTTTATGCACATCCTGCTGTTCCTCTT GCTGTATCTCCTTTGAGCATAGAAATGCCTACAAAGTCTGGAAATACAGATCGAGgtttaatgaagaagttgaaAGAGTTTGATGGGCTTGCAATGTCAATAGGCAATAGTACTGCTGAGAGCTCTGAGGGTGGGGCTGAACATAGACGGTCACAGAG TTTGGAGACCGAAGGTTCCAGTGATGGGAATGCTACTGTG GTTGAGGCAAATCAAGCCAGGAGGAAAAGAAGCCGTGAGGGAACACCCACCACTG ACTGTGATGGCAAGATTGAGACGCAGGCCAGTCCAGTTTCTGCTAAGGATGTAAATGCAGCTCCAGACAAGGCCTTGTGCGCAATTGTCACTCCTAGTAGTGTTGTTTCCCCTGGCATGGCCACATCATTGGAGCCCAGGAACACTACTAATATGAATTCGATGACAATAACTACTGGTGTCCTGCTGTCCTGCACG AATGATAGGGAGCTGAAACGAGAGAGGAGGAAGCAGTCTAATCGAGAATCTGCTAGAAGGTCCAGGTTGAGGAAGCTG GCTGAGGCAGAAGAACTTGCACGAAAAGTCGAATCCTTGACTGCTGAGAATGCATCAATAAGATCTGAGATAGATCGAGTGACAGAACACTCCAGGAAACTGAGGCTAGAAAATGTTACATTAATG GAGAAACTGAAAAATGCTCAACTAGGACAGACAGAAGAGATAATTTTGAACAGCATTGACAACAAGAGGAGGCCCCTACCTGTTAGTACAGAGAACCTGTTGTCAAGAGTTAATAATTCGGGTTCCATTGTTCAGAGCACTGAGGAAAAGAGTGACATGTATGAGAACAGCTCCAAATCAGGTGCCAAGCTACATCAACTCTTAGATGCGAGTCCCAGGGTTGATGCCATGGCTGCTGGCTAA
- the LOC121247621 gene encoding common plant regulatory factor 1-like isoform X1, translating into MGKHQEGKCSKSEKSSSPATADNTNQINIHGHPDWAAMQAYYGPRVTLPPYYNPTVTSGHAHPYMWGTPQPVMPPYGASYAAIYPHGGVYAHPAVPLAVSPLSIEMPTKSGNTDRGLMKKLKEFDGLAMSIGNSTAESSEGGAEHRRSQSLETEGSSDGNATVVEANQARRKRSREGTPTTDCDGKIETQASPVSAKDVNAAPDKALCAIVTPSSVVSPGMATSLEPRNTTNMNSMTITTGVLLSCTNDRELKRERRKQSNRESARRSRLRKLAEAEELARKVESLTAENASIRSEIDRVTEHSRKLRLENVTLMEKLKNAQLGQTEEIILNSIDNKRRPLPVSTENLLSRVNNSGSIVQSTEEKSDMYENSSKSGAKLHQLLDASPRVDAMAAG; encoded by the exons ATGGGAAAACATCAAGAGGGAAAGTGTTCAAAGTCTGAGAAATCATCTTCACCAGCAACAGCG GATAACACTAATCAGATTAATATTCACGGCCATCCTGATTGGGCAGCCATGCAG GCATATTATGGCCCCCGAGTCACTCTTCCACCATATTACAACCCCACTGTGACTTCGGGGCATGCTCACCCATATATGTGGGGCACACCTCAG CCAGTGATGCCACCTTATGGGGCATCTTATGCAGCAATCTACCCACATGGAGGGGTTTATGCACATCCTGCTGTTCCTCTT GCTGTATCTCCTTTGAGCATAGAAATGCCTACAAAGTCTGGAAATACAGATCGAGgtttaatgaagaagttgaaAGAGTTTGATGGGCTTGCAATGTCAATAGGCAATAGTACTGCTGAGAGCTCTGAGGGTGGGGCTGAACATAGACGGTCACAGAG TTTGGAGACCGAAGGTTCCAGTGATGGGAATGCTACTGTG GTTGAGGCAAATCAAGCCAGGAGGAAAAGAAGCCGTGAGGGAACACCCACCACTG ACTGTGATGGCAAGATTGAGACGCAGGCCAGTCCAGTTTCTGCTAAGGATGTAAATGCAGCTCCAGACAAGGCCTTGTGCGCAATTGTCACTCCTAGTAGTGTTGTTTCCCCTGGCATGGCCACATCATTGGAGCCCAGGAACACTACTAATATGAATTCGATGACAATAACTACTGGTGTCCTGCTGTCCTGCACG AATGATAGGGAGCTGAAACGAGAGAGGAGGAAGCAGTCTAATCGAGAATCTGCTAGAAGGTCCAGGTTGAGGAAGCTG GCTGAGGCAGAAGAACTTGCACGAAAAGTCGAATCCTTGACTGCTGAGAATGCATCAATAAGATCTGAGATAGATCGAGTGACAGAACACTCCAGGAAACTGAGGCTAGAAAATGTTACATTAATG GAGAAACTGAAAAATGCTCAACTAGGACAGACAGAAGAGATAATTTTGAACAGCATTGACAACAAGAGGAGGCCCCTACCTGTTAGTACAGAGAACCTGTTGTCAAGAGTTAATAATTCGGGTTCCATTGTTCAGAGCACTGAGGAAAAGAGTGACATGTATGAGAACAGCTCCAAATCAGGTGCCAAGCTACATCAACTCTTAGATGCGAGTCCCAGGGTTGATGCCATGGCTGCTGGCTAA
- the LOC121247621 gene encoding common plant regulatory factor 1-like isoform X2, whose translation MQAYYGPRVTLPPYYNPTVTSGHAHPYMWGTPQPVMPPYGASYAAIYPHGGVYAHPAVPLAVSPLSIEMPTKSGNTDRGLMKKLKEFDGLAMSIGNSTAESSEGGAEHRRSQSLETEGSSDGNATVVEANQARRKRSREGTPTTDCDGKIETQASPVSAKDVNAAPDKALCAIVTPSSVVSPGMATSLEPRNTTNMNSMTITTGVLLSCTNDRELKRERRKQSNRESARRSRLRKLAEAEELARKVESLTAENASIRSEIDRVTEHSRKLRLENVTLMEKLKNAQLGQTEEIILNSIDNKRRPLPVSTENLLSRVNNSGSIVQSTEEKSDMYENSSKSGAKLHQLLDASPRVDAMAAG comes from the exons ATGCAG GCATATTATGGCCCCCGAGTCACTCTTCCACCATATTACAACCCCACTGTGACTTCGGGGCATGCTCACCCATATATGTGGGGCACACCTCAG CCAGTGATGCCACCTTATGGGGCATCTTATGCAGCAATCTACCCACATGGAGGGGTTTATGCACATCCTGCTGTTCCTCTT GCTGTATCTCCTTTGAGCATAGAAATGCCTACAAAGTCTGGAAATACAGATCGAGgtttaatgaagaagttgaaAGAGTTTGATGGGCTTGCAATGTCAATAGGCAATAGTACTGCTGAGAGCTCTGAGGGTGGGGCTGAACATAGACGGTCACAGAG TTTGGAGACCGAAGGTTCCAGTGATGGGAATGCTACTGTG GTTGAGGCAAATCAAGCCAGGAGGAAAAGAAGCCGTGAGGGAACACCCACCACTG ACTGTGATGGCAAGATTGAGACGCAGGCCAGTCCAGTTTCTGCTAAGGATGTAAATGCAGCTCCAGACAAGGCCTTGTGCGCAATTGTCACTCCTAGTAGTGTTGTTTCCCCTGGCATGGCCACATCATTGGAGCCCAGGAACACTACTAATATGAATTCGATGACAATAACTACTGGTGTCCTGCTGTCCTGCACG AATGATAGGGAGCTGAAACGAGAGAGGAGGAAGCAGTCTAATCGAGAATCTGCTAGAAGGTCCAGGTTGAGGAAGCTG GCTGAGGCAGAAGAACTTGCACGAAAAGTCGAATCCTTGACTGCTGAGAATGCATCAATAAGATCTGAGATAGATCGAGTGACAGAACACTCCAGGAAACTGAGGCTAGAAAATGTTACATTAATG GAGAAACTGAAAAATGCTCAACTAGGACAGACAGAAGAGATAATTTTGAACAGCATTGACAACAAGAGGAGGCCCCTACCTGTTAGTACAGAGAACCTGTTGTCAAGAGTTAATAATTCGGGTTCCATTGTTCAGAGCACTGAGGAAAAGAGTGACATGTATGAGAACAGCTCCAAATCAGGTGCCAAGCTACATCAACTCTTAGATGCGAGTCCCAGGGTTGATGCCATGGCTGCTGGCTAA